A genomic stretch from Dermacentor albipictus isolate Rhodes 1998 colony unplaced genomic scaffold, USDA_Dalb.pri_finalv2 scaffold_16, whole genome shotgun sequence includes:
- the LOC139051948 gene encoding Golgi-associated RAB2B interactor protein 3-like has product MLREQQRRAGIAESRLEGFVGAATGSAGAGLPGAGGAATAGAVASDARGLLPAGTGGACASGAAPMAPGAVSYAAALRSGGLPGCRGGARAAPKRPRLLPDADGPDDHACEGCRAPP; this is encoded by the exons ATGTTGCGCGAGCAGCAG CGACGGGCGGGCATCGCGGAGAGCCGACTGGAGGGCTTCGTCGGTGCCGCGACTGGTTCTGCGGGTGCCGGCCTGCCTGGCGCCGGGGGTGCTGCGACGGCGGGCGCCGTGGCGTCGGATGCCAGGGGCCTGTTGCCCGCTGGCACCGGGGGCGCGTGCGCTTCGGGCGCTGCGCCGATGGCGCCCGGCGCGGTGAGTTACGCCGCCGCCCTGCGATCGGGCGGCCTTCCGGGGTGCCGGGGCGGCGCCCGCGCAGCCCCTAAACGACCACGTCTGCTTCCTGACGCCGACGGCCCAGACGACCACGCCTGCGAGGGATGTCGTGCGCCTCCTTAA